The Tenrec ecaudatus isolate mTenEca1 chromosome 6, mTenEca1.hap1, whole genome shotgun sequence genome has a window encoding:
- the LOC142451492 gene encoding uncharacterized protein LOC142451492, producing MDFSLGLHVGPRNKKVARHQPPMPSGHGPPAASPGLPCPSSVCACPCPACPPPSCSCPAGPYSVAPCPSCPSLPGPPCVCFYPPCPACPPLVGPHTSCSPCAGPPVTCCHLPPHPIYPHSKGQAAYPISCWGRQDGCSCGPGATWGPPGATEGHSSYCCCRRGQRISPGRCQIV from the coding sequence ATGGACTTCTCCCTGGGGCTCCATGTGGGGCCTCGGAACAAGAAGGTGGCCCGCCACCAGCCTCCGATGCCCTCTGGGCATGGCCCACCTGCCGCCTCTCCTGGCCTGCCCTGCCCCTCTTCAGTCTGtgcctgcccctgccctgcctgcccCCCTCCCAGCTGCTCCTGCCCTGCCGGCCCTTATTCTGTGGCTCCCTGCCCCTCCTGTCCCAGCTTGCCTGGCCCACCCTGTGTCTGTTTTTACCCTCCCTGTCCTGCCTGTCCACCCTTGGTTGGCCCCCATACCTCCTGCAGCCCCTGTGCTGGTCCGCCAGTGACCTGCTGCCACCTCCCACCTCACCCCATTTACCCTCACTCCAAAGGCCAAGCTGCCTACCCCATCTCCTGCTGGGGCCGCCAGGACGGCTGCAGTTGTGGCCCAGGGGCTACTTGGGGGCCTCCAGGTGCCACTGAAGGACACAGCAGCTACTGCTGCTGCCGCAGGGGACAACGCATCTCTCCAGGGCGCTGCCAGATAGTATAG
- the SLC61A1 gene encoding molybdate-anion transporter, whose protein sequence is MLVTAYLALVLLLASCLGLELSRCRAKPPGRVCSNPSFLRFQLDFYQVYFLALAADWLQAPYLYKLYQHYHFLEGQIAIFYVCGLASTVLFGLVASSLVDWLGRKKSCVLFSLTYSLCCLTKLSQDYFVLLVGRALGGLSTALLFTAFEAWYVHEHVERHDFPSEWIPATFARVAFWNHVLAIVAGVAAEAVASWMGLGPVAPFVAAIPLLALAGSLALRNWGENYDRQRALSRTCAGGLRCLLSDRRVLLLGTIQALFESVIFIFIFLWTPVLFPHGAPLGIVFSSFMAASLLGSSLYRIATSKRYHLQPMHLLSLAVLIVVFSLFMLTFSTSPGQESPVESFIAFLLIELACGLYFPSMSFLRRKVIPETEQAGVLNWFRVPLHLLACLGLLVLHDSDRKTGTRNMFGICSAVMVTALLAVVGLFTVVRHDAELRVPSPTGEPHAPEL, encoded by the coding sequence ATGCTGGTGACTGCCTACCTCGCCCTCGTCCTACTCCTGGCCTCCTGCCTGGGGCTGGAGCTGTCAAGATGCCGCGCCAAGCCCCCTGGGAGAGTCTGCAGCAATCCATCCTTTCTGCGGTTTCAACTCGACTTCTACCAAGTCTATTTCCTGGCCCTGGCCGCCGACTGGCTCCAGGCTCCCTACCTCTATAAACTCTATCAGCATTACCACTTCTTGGAGGGTCAGATCGCCATCTTCTACGTCTGTGGCCTTGCCTCCACCGTCCTCTTTGGGCTAGTAGCCTCCTCTCTCGTGGATTGGCTGGGCCGCAAGAAGTCTTGTGTCCTCTTCTCTCTCACGTACTCGCTGTGCTGCCTCACCAAACTTTCTCAGGACTACTTTGTGCTGCTGGTGGGCCGAGCGCTTGGTGGCCTGTCCACGGCCCTACTCTTCACGGCCTTCGAGGCCTGGTACGTGCATGAACACGTGGAGCGGCACGACTTTCCAAGCGAGTGGATCCCCGCCACCTTTGCCCGAGTGGCCTTCTGGAACCACGTGCTGGCTATTGTGGCAGGTGTGGCAGCCGAAGCTGTGGCCAGCTGGATGGGGTTGGGGCCTGTGGCACCCTTTGTGGCTGCCATCCCCCTCCTGGCTCTGGCGGGGAGCTTGGCCCTCCGGAACTGGGGCGAGAACTATGACCGGCAGCGCGCCTTGTCCAGGACCTGTGCGGGGGGCCTGCGTTGCCTCCTGTCGGACCGCCGCGTGCTGTTACTGGGCACCATCCAGGCCCTGTTTGAGAGTGTCATCTTCATTTTTATCTTCCTCTGGACACCCGTGCTGTTCCCACACGGGGCCCCTCTGGGCATCGTCTTCTCCAGCTTCATGGCAGCGAGCCTGCTCGGCTCGTCCCTCTACCGCATTGCCACCTCCAAGAGGTACCACCTTCAGCCCATGCACCtcctctccctggctgtcctcaTCGTGGTCTTCTCGCTCTTCATGTTGACTTTCTCCACCAGCCCAGGCCAGGAGAGCCCTGTGGAGTCCTTCATCGCCTTCCTGCTGATCGAGTTGGCTTGTGGGCTGTACTTCCCCAGCATGAGCTTTCTGCGGAGGAAGGTGATCCCCGAGACAGAGCAGGCCGGAGTTCTCAACTGGTTCCGGGTGCCCCTGCACCTTCTGGCCTGCCTGGGCCTCCTGGTCCTTCATGACAGTGACCGCAAAACGGGGACGCGGAACATGTTCGGCATCTGCTCGGCTGTCATGGTGACAGCACTGCTGGCGGTGGTGGGACTCTTCACAGTGGTGCGGCATGATGCCGAACTGCGGGTGCCCTCACCCACGGGGGAGCCCCATGCCCCTGAGCTCTAA